From Medicago truncatula cultivar Jemalong A17 chromosome 7, MtrunA17r5.0-ANR, whole genome shotgun sequence, a single genomic window includes:
- the LOC11406936 gene encoding solute carrier family 35 member F1 — MIIDIKKYWTKNTLIGLALGQFLSLLITATGFASSDLAKKGINAPTSQSFLNYVFLMIIYGTILLYRRKPLKAKWYYYILLGLVDVEANFLVVKAYQYTSLTSVMLLDCWSIPCVMLLTWIFLKTKYRFKKITGVIVCIAGLVLVVFSDVHAGDRAGGSNPRLGDVLVIAGATLYAFSNVSEEFLVKNADREELMAMLGLFGGIISAIQIAILERNELKSIHWSAGAAFPFFGFSVAMFLFYSLVPVLLKLNGSTMLNLSLLTSDMWSVLIRIFAYHEKVDWMYYLAFGAVVIGIVIYSIGFGDEDQNPANAVEEPVAIRQDEEASSATHSKGNVSGSSKTWVA, encoded by the exons atgattatCGATATTAAGAAATATTGGACTAAGAACACATTAATTGGTCTTGCTTTAGGTcaatttctttctcttctcatcACTGCTACTGGTTTCGCTTCTTCTGATTTAGCTAAAAAAG GAATTAATGCTCCAACGTCACAGTCGTTtctaaattatgtatttttgatGATTATCTATGGAACTATTCTACTCTACAGAAGGAAACCTCTCAAG GCAAAATGGTACTATTATATACTTCTTGGATTGGTTGATGTGGAAGCAAATTTTCTTG TTGTGAAGGCATATCAATACACCTCACTTACAAGTGTGATGCTACTTGACTGCTGGTCTATTCCATGCGTCATGCTGCTTACATGGATtttcttgaaaacaaaatatagattcaaGAAGATAACTGGTGTAATTGTTTGCATAGCTGGCCTTGTCCTAGTTGTATTTTCGGATGTTCATGCTGGTGACCGTGCCG GTGGAAGTAATCCTCGTTTAGGAGACGTTCTTGTTATCGCTGGCGCTACCTTGTATGCATTCAGTAATGTCAGTGAG gagtttttagtaaaaaatgcTGATAGAGAAGAGCTCATGGCAATGTTAGGTCTCTTTGGTGGTATCATCAGTGCCATTCAAAT AGCTATACTTGAGCGCAATGAGCTTAAATCTATTCACTGGTCGGCTGGGGCA GCATTTCCTTTTTTTGGATTTTCTGTggctatgtttttgttttattctctAGTCCCTGTTCTGCTTAAG CTCAATGGTTCTACTATGCTAAATCTGTCTCTTCTGACCTCAGACATGTGGTCTGTCTTAATTCGCATCTTCGCTTACCATGAGAAG GTTGATTGGATGTACTACTTGGCGTTTGGTGCTGTTGTCATCGGCATTGTTATCTACTCTAT AGGTTTTGGAGACGAGGATCAAAACCCTGCTAATGCTGTTGAAGAACCTGTTGCAATCAGACAGGATGAGGAAGCCAGTTCAGCAACTCATAGCAAAGGAAATGTGTCTGGGAGTTCAAAAACCTGGGTAGCTTAA
- the LOC112416340 gene encoding uncharacterized protein, with the protein MDHQDQEIAINRWFDLRRRAIAQLMCAVVFCYIRISRKKKKSYSMSSQRERVREEVMYRLKNSETSRNIIRMGPQTFLKLCDMLEREGGLRPTRWSSVEEQVAKSLYILTHNAKNREVNFWFRRSGETISRHLHQVLKAILELEEKFIVQPDGSTIPLEISSSTRFYPYFKDCVGAIDGTHIRVKVSAKDAPRYRGRKEYPTQNVLAACTFDLKFTYVLAGWEGSASDSRIIKNALTREDKLKIPEGNIRINIKL; encoded by the exons ATGGATCATCAAGATCAGGAAATTGCTATCAATAGATGGTTTGATTTGCGCCGAAGAGCTATAGCTCAGCTTATGTGTGCTGTTGTCTTTTGTTATATTCGAATctctcgtaaaaaaaaaaaaagttatagtaTGAGCTCTCAGAGAGAAAGGGTGCGTGAAGAAGTAATGTATCGACTTAAAAATAGTGAAACTAGTAGAAATATAATAAGAATGGGTCCTCAAACTTTTTTAAAGTTATGCGATATGTTAGAAAGAGAAGGGGGCCTACGACCTACAAGATGGTCAAGTGTGGAAGAACAAGTTGCAAAATCACTTTACATACTAACCCATAATGCTAAAAATCGTGAAGTCAACTTTTGGTTTCGTCGTTCGGGTGAGACAATTAGCCGTCATCTCCATCAAGTTTTGAAAGCTATTCTTGAATTGGAAGAAAAGTTTATTGTACAACCTGATGGATCAACGATCCCCTTGGAAATTTCTAGTAGCACTAGATTCTACCCATATTTTAAG GATTGTGTTGGTGCTATAGATGGAACACATATACGAGTCAAGGTATCTGCAAAAGACGCCCCTCGTTATCGTGGTAGGAAAGAGTATCCAACACAAAATGTTTTAGCAGCATGCACTTTTGATTTAAAGTTCACGTATGTGCTTGCGGGATGGGAAGGCTCCGCCTCTGACTCAAGAATAATAAAGAATGCATTAACAAGAGAAGATAAACTTAAAATTCCTGAAGGTAATATAAGAATCAACATAAAGTTATAA
- the LOC11408481 gene encoding 2,3-dimethylmalate lyase isoform X1: MANPRESAATVLRRIISTPGCHQGPACFDALSAKLIESAGFSYCITSGFSISATRLGLPDAGFISYGEILDQGRLVTQAVNIPVIGDADNGYGNSMNVKRTVKGFIHAGFAGILLEDQMSPKACGLTRGRKVVSREEAVMRIKAAVDARSESGSDIVIVARSDARQGVSLEEALVRTKLFADAGADVCFIDALGSVEEMKAFCQVAPRVPKLANMLERGGKTPILNPQELDQVGYKLAVYPLSLMGVSIRAMQAKWYYYILLGLVDVEANFLVVKAYQYTSLTSVMLPDCWSIPCVMLLTWIFLKTKYRFKKITGVIVCIAGLVLVVFSDVHAGDRAEVSETRINTLLMLLKNLLQSDRTRKPVQQIIAKEMWLGAQKPG; this comes from the exons ATGGCGAACCCAAGAGAGTCAGCAGCAACGGTCCTTCGCAGAATCATATCCACACCAGGCTGCCATCAAGGCCCCGCTTGTTTCGACGCACTCAGCGCCAAACTCATTGAATCCGCCGGTTTCTCTTACTGCATTACAAGCGGATTCTCAATCTCAGCCACTCGCTTAGGTCTTCCTGATGCTGGTTTCATTTCTTACGGTGAAATCCTCGATCAAGGCCGTCTTGTTACTCAAGCTGTCAATATTCCTGTTATTGGTGATGCTGATAATGGTTATGGTAATTCCATGAATGTTAAGAGGACTGTTAAGGGTTTTATTCATGCTGGTTTTGCTGGTATCCTTCTTGAAGATCAG ATGTCACCAAAAGCATGTGGGCTCACACGCGGGCGGAAAGTGGTGTCGAGAGAGGAGGCGGTTATGAGAATTAAAGCGGCAGTTGATGCTAGAAGTGAGAGTGGATCTGATATTGTGATTGTGGCTCGCAGCGATGCACGCCAAGGCGTGTCTCTTGAAGAGGCactggtgaggacaaagctttTTGCAGATGCTGGAGCTGATGTTTGTTTTATAGATGCACTTGGTTCTGTTGAAGAGATGAAAGCTTTTTGTCAAGTTGCTCCTCGTGTTCCTAAACTG GCGAATATGCTTGAACGAGGTGGAAAAACACCAATACTTAATCCTCAAGAACTTGATCAAGTTGGTTATAAACTCGCTGTTTATCCACTTTCTTTGATGGGGGTTTCTATACGTGCAATGCAG GCAAAATGGTACTATTATATACTTCTTGGATTGGTTGATGTGGAAGCAAATTTTCTTG TTGTGAAGGCATATCAATACACCTCACTTACTAGTGTGATGCTACCTGACTGCTGGTCCATTCCATGCGTCATGCTTCTTACATGGATtttcttgaaaacaaaatatagattcaaGAAGATAACTGGGGTAATTGTTTGCATAGCTGGCCTTGTTCTGGTTGTATTTTCGGATGTTCATGCCGGTGACCGTGCAG AGGTTTCGGAGACGAGGATTAACACCCTGCTAATGCTGTTGAAAAACCTCTTGCAATCAGACAGGACGAGGAAGCCAGTTCAGCAAATCATAGCAAAGGAAATGTGGCTGGGAGCTCAAAAACCTGGGTAG
- the LOC11408481 gene encoding 2,3-dimethylmalate lyase isoform X2, giving the protein MANPRESAATVLRRIISTPGCHQGPACFDALSAKLIESAGFSYCITSGFSISATRLGLPDAGFISYGEILDQGRLVTQAVNIPVIGDADNGYGNSMNVKRTVKGFIHAGFAGILLEDQMSPKACGLTRGRKVVSREEAVMRIKAAVDARSESGSDIVIVARSDARQGVSLEEALVRTKLFADAGADVCFIDALGSVEEMKAFCQVAPRVPKLANMLERGGKTPILNPQELDQVGYKLAVYPLSLMGVSIRAMQAKWYYYILLGLVDVEANFLVVKAYQYTSLTSVMLPDCWSIPCVMLLTWIFLKTKYRFKKITGVIVCIAGLVLVVFSDVHAGDRAGGSNPRLGDVLVLV; this is encoded by the exons ATGGCGAACCCAAGAGAGTCAGCAGCAACGGTCCTTCGCAGAATCATATCCACACCAGGCTGCCATCAAGGCCCCGCTTGTTTCGACGCACTCAGCGCCAAACTCATTGAATCCGCCGGTTTCTCTTACTGCATTACAAGCGGATTCTCAATCTCAGCCACTCGCTTAGGTCTTCCTGATGCTGGTTTCATTTCTTACGGTGAAATCCTCGATCAAGGCCGTCTTGTTACTCAAGCTGTCAATATTCCTGTTATTGGTGATGCTGATAATGGTTATGGTAATTCCATGAATGTTAAGAGGACTGTTAAGGGTTTTATTCATGCTGGTTTTGCTGGTATCCTTCTTGAAGATCAG ATGTCACCAAAAGCATGTGGGCTCACACGCGGGCGGAAAGTGGTGTCGAGAGAGGAGGCGGTTATGAGAATTAAAGCGGCAGTTGATGCTAGAAGTGAGAGTGGATCTGATATTGTGATTGTGGCTCGCAGCGATGCACGCCAAGGCGTGTCTCTTGAAGAGGCactggtgaggacaaagctttTTGCAGATGCTGGAGCTGATGTTTGTTTTATAGATGCACTTGGTTCTGTTGAAGAGATGAAAGCTTTTTGTCAAGTTGCTCCTCGTGTTCCTAAACTG GCGAATATGCTTGAACGAGGTGGAAAAACACCAATACTTAATCCTCAAGAACTTGATCAAGTTGGTTATAAACTCGCTGTTTATCCACTTTCTTTGATGGGGGTTTCTATACGTGCAATGCAG GCAAAATGGTACTATTATATACTTCTTGGATTGGTTGATGTGGAAGCAAATTTTCTTG TTGTGAAGGCATATCAATACACCTCACTTACTAGTGTGATGCTACCTGACTGCTGGTCCATTCCATGCGTCATGCTTCTTACATGGATtttcttgaaaacaaaatatagattcaaGAAGATAACTGGGGTAATTGTTTGCATAGCTGGCCTTGTTCTGGTTGTATTTTCGGATGTTCATGCCGGTGACCGTGCAG GTGGAAGTAATCCTCGTCTAGGAGACGTTCTTGTCCTCGTCTAG